tgttagggtggggtgagggcagcAGTCTGAGAAGGGAGCATACACCCGATGTCTCTGGTCATTGGGCGCTGCTTGGTGATGACACGGAGCTGATCCAGACTCCCTGCGGTGGTGTCACCATTTTGGGGTGAAAAGAGGTGCGAAGGGGGTGCCTGTCCAGGCTCTCCCACGTTGTCAGCGGCAGAGCAGGCTTTGAGCCCAGGGCCTGTGTTCTCTCCACCACCAGCGGACGGCCCTCCTGCCCCTGGCCGGGCACATCAGGGCAGGTGATGCCGGGAGAGTtaacccctcccctttccctcagGTGACCGATGACGCCCTGGTGTACAGCACCTTCCTGTTCCATGACCCCCGCCCTGTGGGAAACCTGTCCATCCTGAGGACTAACCGCGCGGAGGTCCCCATCGAGTGCCGCTACCCCAGGTCCGTGTGGGATGGGCCTGTTGCTGCCCCTGACACAGAGGTCCCTCGGCAGGCACGTCAGCCTCCTGGCAGCATCTAGCTGTGAGGAGGGGGAGGTGCTTGGGCTGCGGTCCCTGCCCTCAGTCCTGGCGGGAATGGAGGGCCTGCTGCCTCTGCTCTGAGCCTCTGAAATTGGTCCGGGCCACAGCTGCCTCTTGGTGGAAGCTGCGAGGCTGCCCGGCCACTGGCGCCCTCAGAGCTCAGAAGTGGTCTTTCAATAGCGCAGGGGTGGGTTCCAGGCTCTGACTCTGGCCATCACAACCTGCTCTCTCCCTCTGGCTTTCCCGCAGTGGCTGAGCAAGGGTGGGGAGGCCCCAGCATGAAGCATGTGCCTGTGAACTGGGGCATCGAGGTGGGAGGACAGGGCGACTGGTTTATAACTACAACACCTGGTCCTGTGCTGGGCGGAGTGTGAAGGCCTTGAACCCTGCCCTCCTatctgggagtggggaggggagatggtgTTGATACCACGAGGAAACAAGGGATGAGGCATGTGTGGAAGGGCTTCCCAGAACAAGATCCTGGAGAGGGGGGCCTCGGACAGTGGGCAGACACATCTGGGCAGAACCGTACACACCCCAGAGGAGGGCAGTGTGTCACTAGTAGGGGCTGCAGCCCAGGGACCTGGAGCCCCGGGCCAGGTGTGGACGGTTGCTGTTCTCTTCCCAGGCAGGGCAACGTGAGCAGCTGGGCCATCCTGCCCACCTGGGTGCCCTTCAGGACCACGATGTTCTCGGAGGAGAAGTTGGTTTTCTCCCTGCGCCTGATGGAGGGTGAGCAAGGAGAGCTGGGAGGGAGCAGCCGGCAGGGGGCGTTCTGGCAGACCCTCACCCTGGCCGTGCCTTGCAGAGAACTGGAGCACCGAGAAGACGACGCCCACCTTCCAGCTGGGAGACAGAGCCCACCTCCAGGCCCAAGTCCACACCGGCAGCCACGTGCCCCTGCGAGTGTTCGTGGACCACTGTGTGGCCACGCTGACGCCGGACTGGAACACCTCCCCTTATCACACCATCGTGGACTTCCACGGGTAAGGCTGGGCTACCTCTCTAGGGAACGCTTGTGCAACACGACCTGTGTCACCCTCCTCAATCTTTAACTGTTTCACTTGTTCTCTTTCAAGTTGTCTCGTGGACGGTCTCACCGATGCCTCATCTGCTTTCAAAGCACCCAGACCCAGACCAGAGACCCTCCAGTTCACAGTGGATGTGTTCCACTTTGCTAATGACTCCAGAAACACGGTAATGGCTTAAGAGCCTGGAATAAGGCTGAACTCATAGGGTCAGGCTGACCAAGCTTACTAGCCGGTGTGGTCACTCACTAGCTGTCCCCTTAAGCAGTGATTTAATAGTTCTGCCCTATCCTAGTAACTTATCAAGTAGAAAAAGCCATGGGCTCTAGTGAGATCTTTGGGAAGGCACAGGCCCTAAGAGACCGGTAGAAAATCCATGAAGGATGGAGAAATTCAGGGATCCTGGAAAGAGAACGAACTAGGAGAATAGGAGCGCAGGAGACCTAGCTGACAGCTCACATCGGATGAGCACCAACGATGCAGCACCTGATGACCAAGTCACTGACTTTGTCCTCACCAAGGTCAGCAGGGCCAGAACCCAGACGGGTTGAGTAAAGGACTTAATAAGAGCAGGTGTCAGCCTTCCTGGAGGCTTTCTAGAAGGGCAAGGGAAGCAGGGGTGAACTTTTCATGGTAGGTAGGCTCTCGAACTTGATCACAAGCTAGACCTGTGACTTTTTGAAACCTGactgcatcagcatcacctggagggcttgttgaaAGAGACCACTGGGCCCCCCACCCAGGGTTTGGTTCAGAAGGTTTGGAGTGGAGCCTGAAATCTGCATTCCTAATAAGTTTCCAGGTCCTGGTGATGCTGCTGCTCTGGGGTCcaccctttgagaaccactaagcTAGGAAGCTCAACTTGACACtcagggtggcagaggggggagggAGCTAAAACGTGGATCACTCGTGATGGCTGGGCAGGAAGCACAGGTAGGACTGGCCTCTAGCCAGAAAGTGCTGGTAGAATCTTACAAACGAAAATCAAGAAGATTTAAACAAGTTTCCTGAGATAGGATTGGGAGGATGTGAACTTTGGAATAGCTGGTCAGGAAGGATTAGTGACTACAGCAGGGGTTTTCAGCTCTGGCTCTGTACTAACCACCTAAGGATCATCAAAATACTGATACCtcccatatattttcatttcactgaGGTGGGACCTGGCATCAACTTTTCCAGTTTCTTAAAATCTTCAAAAGTGAAGCCAAAAGGATTTCACAGCAAACAGCTGTGTACCTACCATCTAGGTTCTACCACTAGTATCTCACCATACCTAGCCACTAGTCTCTTTATTTAGAAATGCATCAGGAGCCCTTTAAGCTCCCTGGCGCGTCTAACCAGCGGCTACGTTTACAAACTGCCAAGCCAGAGGCTTACGTGGCTGGCTGGCATTGAGGGACGAGCGGTGTGAATTTTTAGACTTCGCTGTTGCTACCTCACCTCACCCAGAAGTTCTGTTCGGAGAACAGAAGTTATCTGCTACAGATGGTAGACAGATAGAAGAAGGAAGGGCACAACTGAAGCAACTGGGAGATGTCCTGGAGCTTTCTGATGGCAGGTCCTGGGTTGAATGGGGCTggggataaaagaaaatagactCGGGAATGGTGCCAGTGCCCAGCTCGGTGACCCTGGGGGGCCCAGGGTAGAAGATGCTGGTTGGGGTAGGGAGTCGACCTCACAGGTGGTCCaggggtgaggaaggaggggaTGAGGCTTCACACAGGTGGTGGCCATCAGCATGGGTGACGCTTGAGCCGGTATCTGCCTCTCCAGGGATGGGCTGGGGGTGGCTAAGATCAGAGGACGATCCTGATCAACGGAAGGCAGCCTTGAGCTCTCGGACGGCTCTCCCTCAAAGGTGGGCGGGTGGCTTGGCTGATGGCGCGGCTATGGCACAAGGGAGAAAGCTAACGAGGAACCACCCTGGGATCTGAGGCCCCAGTTAGCATCGGCAATATGTTCTgggaagaagctgaggctcagagcggtTCCCTTCCTGGAGTGGGAACACTAAGGGACGTGGAAGCCCTTCTTTGGTGAGGgggctggggtgtgtgtgcagATGGAAGGCAGAGGCAGCCAGAAGTGCAACCGGGCTGGTTCAAGTTTCGGAAACGGTTACCCTGCAGGCACGCTTGGCCACTAGGTGGCGGCCGAGGCTTGTGGTTCTGCAGGAGACTTTAGGAAAGGCGGTGCACCTCGGTTTCTTTGCAGgatttggggtgtgtgtgcatgtgtgtgttgagACCCTGAAGTATGAAGGGGGACCTCTGACTGTGGGGAACCTCTTCCAAAAGGATGCAGGCTGACCTGAGCTCTGGTTTTGTCAAAATCCCCACCACTCGAGCTGGTCGGGTGGGATTTTGGCCCTTGTGGACTTGATTTCCTGTCCCTGAGGTTCTGCCTTAATGGGCCCCGGGGCTTAGGCATGCTAAGTGATTGGAAAAGTAGGGGAAAGaccagaggaaaaaagatgaTGGTGCCGATTTAGAATCCAATTTGCGACTTGCTCTGAAGTTTGAGGAGGGTTAACCTCTGAGCCTGCACTATCCCATCGCTAAAGtgggcttcccctccccctcaagGGTTAAGGGTTAGAGAAGAACTGGCTTACTAGTCACTGCACTGCGTAGAACTCCACCTCGTAACAGCTGCTCTTATTTCCAGATATATATCACCTGCCACCTGAAGGTCACTCCGGTTGACCGAGTCCCGGACCAAATAAGCAAGGCCTGTTCCTTCAGCAAGTCCTCCAATAGGTGAGGAGACCAGATTGGACATAACCGGGGTAGCAAACTGGCCACACTCCTGTTGATTCCCCCAAGGTGCCTACTATCAGCAAACCGCTTCCTGCAGACTGCACAGCCGTCTGACCCTTGTGTCTTTCCCTCTCAGATGGTCCCCGGTAGAAGGCCCTGTTGATATCTGTCGATGCTGTAAGAAGGGGAGCTGTGGCGTATCAGGCCGTTACAGGAGGCTGCGCCACCTGGAGGGACAGTCTGTTCCCCGCAGTCGCAGGCATGGTAGGTCTCCAGAGGGCCCCAGGTCTATTGCCCTCCCCTCAGTCTAGGGCACCGGATGTCACTCTAGGGTGACACTTGTTCCCCATTTAAGGCTGCTTACCCCTAGGGGGATGCCATTTCGGGGCTAAGTGAGAGAGGCCCCAAGCCTTCACCCTGCTGTCGGCTGGGGCCATTCTGCAGTCATCCTGGAGTCGTGATACATAATCAGGGGTGTGGGAGAATAATGCAGCTGTTAGAACTAAACCTACTGGTCTAGAACCCACTGAGCAACCCCAAACCCCTAACCTGACTCCTGTGTGGGGACTAAGGTGACCCTTGGATGTCTTGTCTTTCAGTGACAGAAGAAGCAGATGTTACAGTGGGGCCACTGATCTTCCTGGGGAAGACTAGAGACCACAGTGTGGAAGGgtccacctcctctcccccctcgGTGATGCTGGGCTTAGGCCTGGCCACTGTGGTGTCCCTGACTCTGGCCACCATCGTCCTGGGTTTCACGGGGAAGCGTCGGGCTGCTTCCCACCCCGTGTGCCCTGTGTCTGCTTCccaataaaagaagaaagtgacCTCTGGGGTGTGGCACCGTAACTAGATGGGGGTGAATTGGGAGGGGCTGTGTAGGGGCGGAGGGTGGACTGTAACAGGGTCGTGGGTGCAAGCAGCGAAACTGAAGTACCATTGTGTCTTTAGCAAGTCTGTGTATCAGAGCGGGTGGGGCTTGTCTTCCCAGGGCAAGTATAATCCCACATCTCCAAGGAGGCCGAGATGAGAGGTGCTGGGGGCTAAAGAAGGGTGGGCCCTGCCAGCCCCGCTTCTAGGGGGCCAGAGGGTCCTGGCTCTGGGCCCTATGGGTCTGATGCcagggctgggagcagggaggaaaGGACTTCTAGTCGCCTTCCCTAATGGCAGCAGGCACGAAGCCACATGTCCACGTGCTAGAAGCCCAAAGGCCAGAAGTGATGGTCTAGGGCTTGGTCACCTGGGACCTGAAGTTGCTGTAGGGGAGCCCTTCTGGGGGGTGAGTGTCGTGGCCAAGTCACCAGCTGTGGGTGCTTCAGGCCTTCCTGTGACCGAGGGAGCTGCCTCCCGGCCTCCCTCACTTTCATCACTCCCCCCCAGAAGCTGCCGtgctcccccaggccctggccacAGCCTCTGGGAGTGCTCAGCAAGGGAATGGTGCCCCGGTGGTGCCCAGGAAGCTTGTGGCCCCTCTCCAGGGGAGGTGGCCGTGCTCCCGCTGTTGAGGGCTGTGACGTCCCCACCATCGGCTGCCCCTTAGCTCCCCAACCTCACCACCAGCTGCGACTCATTCTCACTGGGTGAAGATCTCCTTCACCGTGGAATCCCAGCTTTGCCAGTCACCTGCTGTGAGCCTGGGCATCCTTGGGGGCAAAACGGGGCTGGCACCTGCTGGGCAGGGCTGTTAGGCATAAACTGATTGGAGTCAAATGGCACTTAAATACGTTCAGAGCAAGATCTGTGAGATTCTGGGCCTCAGAAGTACAGGAAGGCCTAGGTCCTTCCCCTCCAAGCATGGTTTTATGAACACCATTGGGCATCACCTGGGGATTTGTGGGAAAGGCAGAGTTtggggccccatcccagacctaagAATCTGCATCTCAACAAAATCCCCAACTGATTCAGGTGTGTGAAGTACTCTGGGCCAGCGGAGTTCCATCAAGAAGGAATCCTGTCCCCTGCCCCCATCAGGTGTGCTGTACAGGAGTAAAAGACTCAGGGGTAGAAAgggtgggcttcctggaggtggtgatCCTGGAGCAAATCCTCAAACAACGAGCAGGTCCTAGCTGGGCAAAATGGGGGAGGTGggtgtggagggaggagaggatggtGAGAACCTGTGGCTGTAGGAATAGAGGACCTGGATGTCCAGTAAGGGGGAGAGTGGAGAAGCTGGCCACACAGGGCTGATAACATGAAAAAGAGCCACTGAAGGGCTGAGTGCCATGGATGGGCCGTCTCTGTCAGGGAGATCGAGCAGCAGAGTAAAACCTGGAGGCTGACAAAAAGCCAGCCTGGCTCCCTGCCACGGCCGGGCTGGCAGGTcacttcatctgtaagatggaacTGTCTGAAGACTGAGTAACAGAGCACTTGGTGGAATCCTGGGTCATGCAGCACGACCCCTGGGCCAAATGGCCTGTCTCACATCCCACCCAGCTCTATCCCTGCCCGAGCCCGTTTCCTCCTCCTAAGAATCATCCTGTTTCAGATGGGGGAGTTCTCGACTTCAGGATTATGGTGAGGATTCATGTGACACTTGGAATGCTGTGTGTGTTCAGAGCTGGTCTCCAAGCAAAGGCTACTCCCAGGACCCCCTGGGAGACGGTCCTCGCTAGGACCACCCACCTGTTACTTGCCCTCATTGTCCTGGGTGTTGCAACATCTCGGGAACTCTTTTCTCATTCAACTTCTGCTGTTCTCAGAGGAAGTGGCTGCGTGTGGTATGGGGAGGAAGTGTGCCGAGGATGTAACCTCAAGTGTCAGCCCCAGCTAGTTCCAGGAGGTGGGTGCCCTCAGGTCGGGCGGAGAGGCCACCTCCAGTGGTAATGTCAGAGGACCCTGCCTTCCCGCCTCAAGGTGGAGCTTCCGCGGGAAAGGGAGGAAGATGGCAGGCCCATTGCTCAGACCGCCTCTTTCCCGGGCATTTGGGGAAAGTCCCTATTATATCCTGGGGAAACTCTCGGTTAATCAACACTTTGAGTGTTTAAAACTGCGCCCAGAGTCACATAGCACATCCTGTGGGCTCCAAGTGCACCTGTTCACTCTCTTGGGCGACCCCACACTCCACCCTCCTGGACCAGCTTGCAGCTCCAGCCTATGGGTGTGCCCCCAtggtaaaaagtttaaaaaataagacaacttAATCTTAAAATTTTGCCTTCCTAATAGCAAGGGGTAAAAAGGGAGATATGAGCTATGTTAAAGAACAACGAAAAAAAATCATcccacaaatataaaattaaaacatgtcaGAGATCTTGTTTGAACTCATTCATTGAGGGAAACTGCAAGGTGGAAAAAACCGGTTCAAAGGAGAATCCAAAAAACAGATTTACAAAGGTGATCAGGAATGCAGGCATGAATTTGCTGATAGAGGCAAAAATGGCTTTCACAGACAGAAATCCATTGCATCTCTATGGGTAAGAGTTTTTGCATTACTATTGATTTTGTAAAATACCTTAGTCAAAGACTAGGAAAGGCACAGATTCTTATAGAATCAGATACCTAGGTGTTCTCTAACACCCTTCCAGATTAACTGTTTGCCCATTTCAAAATTGTCTTTTACAATTtttcctgacaggtgtgagactTATCAGGTATTTTAATCAATGGATTCTGAGCAGTTCCTAGGGGCTAATGGAAGTTTCCAGGAGGAGGTTGGATATCACCAGAAAGATAACACTGTGCCTCCCAAGGGACCACCTGCCCTCAGCCTTCAGGTTAGGACACCTTGCTTGTCCACACATCACAACTGATCCCTTCTCTTGAGCAACTCAAGATTCCAAATgagtgttaaaaataaagttcagggcttccctggtgatgcagtggttgagagtccgcctgccgatgcaggggatgcgggttcgtgccctggtccgggaagatcccacatgccgcggagcggctgggcctgtgagccatggccgctgagcctgcgtgtccggagcctgtgctccgcaacaggagaggccacagcagtgagaggcccacgtaccacaaaaaataaataaaaaataaagttcaactgagtaaatttaatCTTATTGGCTTCATTCCACAATTCAGGAGTTCGGCAGCATTCCATCTAGCaaatagaaaggagctccaaagAGCTGTACAAAGTGAAaggcttttataggcagaagcgGGCGGGAAAAGGAAGTTTCTAGCAAAGAGTGGATTGTTTCAGGCAAAGTCACCTTCCTATGGGGGACAGAAAGGGTCTATGGGGCGAATTACTTCAGTAGTGCTGGCCAGGTAATTCCAGATTGACTGGTTAAAGGTTACTTtcctgggagaggctgaaactGCAATTAGGTAATAAGTCTTGGTTTGCTGACATGCGGCTTAGCACAattgactccattttgggcctgatCTCCGGTGGCCTCGGCCTtgcagcagcttgaagcagggtttcagtTCCTGGCCAGTGATTGAGGTCGGgtcacggcagtgagagcaccaaatcttagccactagaccagtggtcagtgacaaggccctggcccgtcagctgtgtagaaatgaatttccacacagagacggaaagtagtgaagcaagtgtttattaggagaaaGAAGTGTACACGTGGATAGACACGcgggtgggctcagagagagagtgaCACACTCGTGGCCATTTGAATCACtcatatggggcatttcttctgggtttcctttgacCAATCATGTTGCTTTAcctggttctgagtccatatttggtatatctcagggtcctccctgtgtgcgtgtgtatctcttagccaagatggattccagcgaagaggcctatgggtagttgacatcacttactatgagttggtgccccctccctttttgacctccaaggagcctttctgtgcatgtgtagtcaGGGAGGTCTCCTTGATTTCAAGAATAAGGAATATGTCGTCTattatctcttatctgggcagggcccagcctcctccatcATCCTGCTTTTATGGAGTTTCTGTCCACAGGGGAGAAACTGTTCAGcttggggcccatctatctcccgCCTCAGgcttgttgtcttttttttttttaacagcagggTGCTAGAGCATTAATTTATAATAAGAACAATAACTGTGGGGTGGAGGCTAGAGGTCAAGTGGGATTGCTTAGATTTAAAACAAACTTCTCCAATGAATTAACTGTGAGTTCACATCAGTTATTTCAGACTGGCAGCAAGGGAACTAGCAAGAAGGACAAACCAGTTCACCAAATTGGGCTCCCAGGGACTGGGAATGACATAAGATGGTGCTTTCAGGTGAGACTGCTTCCCTCCTCAGGGCTGCAAAACCACTGCGATTTTGTTGGCTGTGTAGGTCGCACCTGGGTCCTGAGCGAGGCCATCACCCAGAGATGCCAGGTGCTGTCACTTAATCAGAAATAATGAGCAAGGCAGCTGTGGCTTCTAATCAGACGAGCCCTCCAGAGTGTCAGATGGAGACCCATTAGCTGAGGCACCAAGTGGCAAAATTCTGCCTTTCCAAGCAAAACATCAGAAAGTGCTCGAGCCCCTCAGTGGTGTCGCTGGGCTCTAATGTCTCGCCTTTTCCCAGGTTGAAGTCGATCTTTTCTTGCTCCAGCGTGAGCCAGGGGCTGGTTCCAAGATTGGAACCTTTGGAAGCAGTAAACCCTGACACCTGGAGTGGAGTTGaagaactttgttttttaatctaagtTCCTTTGGCCCCCACCACTCCGCCTTCTATGGCCACTTCTTTCCTGGGCCACATCATTCATTCTCAGTTGCTTGGGAGCCCTCAAGGCCGGTGGGTGGCACAAATGCTAGCCTGTGagaccttaaaaaataaaagtcttccTGGGACtttcttggtggcacagtggctaggactctgtgctcccaatacagggcgcctgggttcaatccctggtcagggaactagatcccacatgcatgccgcaactaaaagttcacatgccacaactaaggaacctgcctgctgcaactaagacccagtgcaaccaaataaataaatatttttaaaaaagggcttccctggtggcgcagtggttgagagtccgtctgccgatgcaggggacacgggttcgtgccctggtctgggaagatcccacatgccacggagcgactgggcccgtgagccatggccgctgagcctgcgcgtccagagcctgtgctccgcggcgggagaggccacagcagtgagaggcccgtgtaccgaaaaaaaaaaaaaaagagttctcagcacaagaaaaattaaaaaaaaaagtcttcccttCTGGGCAGACGATTTAGTACAGAGCCTCCACCTGGAATGTTTCAGCTCCCACAAGGCATACCTAACCTACTctactgtgtgtatgtgttggggggcattctcatatttttgtgatagaAAAAATCAGCATGAATGcatactaaataaaataaaaatcctcagCTCATCCCTTACCTTCTTGGAGCATCTTAGGTTTCCTCTCAGAAAATATCTATGCCTCCAAGCCTGTGTGTgcatttaaaacacacaaacgtaccccagtgttcactgtagcactatttacaatagccaggacatggacgcaacctaaatgtccattgattgaggaatggataaagaagatgtggtacatatacacaacggaatattactgagccataaaaaagaatgaaataatgccatttgcagcaacatggatggacctagagattgtcatactgagtgaagtaagtcaaagacaaatatcatacgatatctcttacatgtgtaatctaaaaaaatggtaccaatggacttatttacaaaacacagagtcacagatgtagaaaacaaacttatggttaccaagggggaagtggggggagggataaactgggagattgggattgggagagtgggatataaacactaccatatataaaatagataactaataaggacctactgtatagcacagggaactctactcaatactcggTAATGatctacatgggaaaagaatctaaaaaaagtggatatatgtatatatatataactgattcactttgctgtacacctgaaactaacacaacattgtaaatcaactgtagtccaataaaaattaaaatgcacacacacacacacacacacacacacaagtgcccATTCTACTCTAACCCTCTGCTCTGAAAGTTCCTTTTTTACTTAACAATAGATCTTGGCTACCAGTTCCATCAGCACCTGTGagtcttcctcattctttctacCTAGTGTTCCAGGGTTATTTAACCAGCCCCGTTCTATGTGTATTGGCTTAAAGTTCAGTTTGCAAGTGGCCAGTCCAGTTTCCCTCATTTCCAGCTAACTGAGGGACAGCCTGCTGCAGGCTCAGAGCACAGCACACTCACTCTCTCCTGCCTAAAACTTCAAAGTCCCTGTCCCCCATTCTCCCTCTCGCTGTTGTCCTATTTCGCTTCTTTTCACGACCGGAACTCTTTACttttccccaaataaaaataGTCTTTCTTTTTAGGTTACAAAAATGGAAACTATTCATTGGGACACAGTGAAATGCTAcaggaaaagtacaaagaaagtgACTATCACCTGTTCCCCCCGCCCTTTGGGCGTCTTCCCAAGCGCACACGGCCACGGGCATCCTTACGTAAGTGGCATCATTCCACACGTGTGGATTTATCCTCTGCCACCCCCTTCAATCTCCTCCTCCCATGTGTGGAACGCAAAGATTGCTCTTGGAACAGCTGCCTATGCTTCCAGACTGCATTCCTAACCTCCATGGCCTCAGCTCCTGCCTCTCAATGGAAGCCACTGTGTGGTCACCAATGGCCTTCCTGTCCCTAAGTCAGAAGTTTGGGACCTTTCTGGACATCAGCCGGTTGACTGAAAAATGAGGGAACCCAAGACTGGGAGGCAGGAGCCCTGGGTTCTG
The sequence above is a segment of the Orcinus orca chromosome 16, mOrcOrc1.1, whole genome shotgun sequence genome. Coding sequences within it:
- the ZP3 gene encoding zona pellucida sperm-binding protein 3; its protein translation is MGPSCRLFVCLLLWGSLELCNPQPVWHDESQHLMPSKPPAVMVDCQEDQLVVTVSKDLFGTGKLIRPADLTLGPDHCEPLFSMDTDPVVRFEVGLHACGNSVQVTDDALVYSTFLFHDPRPVGNLSILRTNRAEVPIECRYPRQGNVSSWAILPTWVPFRTTMFSEEKLVFSLRLMEENWSTEKTTPTFQLGDRAHLQAQVHTGSHVPLRVFVDHCVATLTPDWNTSPYHTIVDFHGCLVDGLTDASSAFKAPRPRPETLQFTVDVFHFANDSRNTIYITCHLKVTPVDRVPDQISKACSFSKSSNRWSPVEGPVDICRCCKKGSCGVSGRYRRLRHLEGQSVPRSRRHVTEEADVTVGPLIFLGKTRDHSVEGSTSSPPSVMLGLGLATVVSLTLATIVLGFTGKRRAASHPVCPVSASQ